Part of the Oncorhynchus masou masou isolate Uvic2021 chromosome 18, UVic_Omas_1.1, whole genome shotgun sequence genome, gtggttagagcgttggactcgtaacaagaaggttgtaagttcaaaggtacaattctgtccttctgcccctgaacaggcagttaacccactgttcctaggctgtcattgaaaataagatttgtttcttaactgacttgcctagttaaataaaggtaaaataaatacaattaaaataaattgACTGTGGCTCTGTTAGTTTTACCATGGTCTATTTCCTTAACATTTCAGCTGTATTGTCTGTAGTTGTGTTATGAGTTTGGGCCACATGTTGTGACTAGGTGTATAGTTATGCCTGTATGTTATGACTAGGTGTTTGTATTGTCTGTGGTTACGTCAGTGCTGACTACAGTCCCGGGACTTGGTGTTTGCATCGACTGTAGCTGTGTTAGAATTGAAAGTGGGTGTTTGTATTGACTGTAGTTGCACGCGTGTCTGGTTGTCTGCCACAGGAGCGCAATGCTGAGGACGCCATCGAAGCTCTGAAGGAATACGAGCCTGAGATGGGCAAAGTCTTCCGTACTGACAGAAGGAGCGTGCAGAAGATCAAGGCCAATGTGATGGTTCCTGGTGATATTGTGGAGGTGTCCGGTGAGAGACCCATCTTTCTCTTAATTACCTCTATTTTTATTCTGTAATTTCttgtacaccattttaaagacCTAGAGACTAGGGACTCTAGACTATAGACTCATGCTGCAAATTAGCTCAAGCTGAAGCATGATAAAGGACAATTCATCTGACTGTTGATGACTCAATGTGTCAATGTTTTAATTGTATGTGTCCCCCTAACACATACATGCAGTTTATTATCGCTTACCCAATCAAATGGTTTCCTTCCTTTTTTACCACTTTAGGTGTTAAGTGGCTTTATTGTGTAAACTGTTGAGAAAGAAAGTTAGGGAACCACAGAGTGTATATTTGAAAGGATTTTCAAGAGcaggatggaggggagatggggaggccGCTTACCCATATAAGGcagcgagagggagggaaggagggagggggcaaACGGCTGTGAAATCATGCTGAGGGAAGGAAAACAAAATCTTGGGTATAAATACCCCCCTACCACCTGCCacacctcttctccccttcttgccctctctctctctctctcccatctctcccattACCCACTGGTGTTCATTTATCATAGTACACCTGTTGCCCTTCAAGCCAGTCATTTCTATGGCATTCCTACGGCTTATTTTGATTGGTTGGTGTATAATGTGTCAGTTGAGGTTAAGCATGCATActtatctctcccccctccttccccagtTGGTGACAAAGTCCCCGCTGACATCAGGATTGTTGCCATCCGTTCCACCACCCTCCGCATTGACCAGTCCATTCTTACTGGTGAGGATCCTTACACACCACAACTCCCTACCATATAATACATAACATGTTGTTTCAACTATGCAGAAACTAAAAAAACAATACACAGTTACATGATTAAAAATCATTACGGATAAAGAACACAATCAGGTCTAAAGACCTATTTACATTATAGTCCTATAAGAAATGTGAGAAAGGGTGCTTTTTAGACCTATGTAAGGCATTGTCTTGCATACTGTTTTCTTGTTTGTGTCCTCTCGTTGACCATTGTCTGTGGGTCCCCCTCAGGTGAGTCCGTCAGTGTGATTAAGCATACTGAACCCGTCCCCGACCCCAGAGCCGTCAACCAGGACAAGAAGAACATGCTTTTCTCTGCAagtatccctccacccctccttccctccatacctctatctctctattctgttctcctctccaccactgtGTCGCTACTTCTCTTCTCTGTATTCACCTGTCCCTACctgcctccatccttcttctctGTATTCACCTGTCCCTACctgcctccatccttcttctctGTATTCACCTGTCCCTACctgcctccatccttcttctctGTATTCACCTGTCCCTACctgcctccatccttcttctctGTATTCACCTGTCCCTACctgcctccatccttcttctctGTATTCACCTGTCCCTACctgcctccatccttcttctctGTATTCACCTGTCCCTACctgcctccatccttcttctctGTATTCACCTGTCCCTACCTGCCTCCATCCTTTTTCTACACCTCTATCCCTCACTCTGGCCCtcgctctttctcgctctttTGTAAACACACCCTCTAGCGTTCTCTATTCATGACTAGTAAACTTGTCTTAATCCTCTTGGTTCCTAGATGAACAgaaggcctacagtagtgtataacAGATTGTAACAGGGTGTACAGTGTGAAATGGTGTATAACcatataaaaacatttttaaaacattGTATACTAAATTCTATGTTATTCTCTCACTGTCTATCCTCCACCACTTCCACCTCTACCAACCACAGGGCACCAACGTCGCTGCCGGCAGAGCCATTGGCGTGGTTGTGGCTACCGGCGTCTCCACCGAGATTGGCAAGATCCGCGACCAGATGGTCGCCACCGAGCAAGAGAAGACCCCCCTGCAGGCCAAGCTGGATGAGTTCGGCGAGCAGCTGTCCAAGGTCATCTCCCTGATCTGTGTTGCCGTGTGGGCGATCAACATTGGCCACTTCAACGATCCCGTCCATGGAGGTTCCTGGATCCGTGGTGCTGTCTACTACTTCAAGATCGCCATTGCCCTGGCTGTGGCCGCCATAcctgagggtgagggagagagggatggagggagggagggatggatggataggggaaagagagatgtcatggggaggggaagggggcatgaatgtgtgtctttgggggagagatgggttgtggtgtgtatgtgcgtgtccgtgtatgtgtgtctgtgtgtgtacttgtgtgtgcacatgtgcgtGGTTGTCCAGGTATGTGCGGTTCACACAATGCTCGTTGTATGTGATATTCCATTGACTAAGTGCACACTATGTTATTCTCACTATATCACTACTATTTGATTTACTCACGGTTTCGACTATCATCTCTCTACCAGGTTTGCCCGCTGTCATCACTACCTGCCTGGCTCTCGGTACCCGCCGTATGGCCAAGAAGAACGCCATTGTCCGCTCTCTGCCCTCTGTGGAGACCCTGGGTTGCACCTCAGTCATCTGCTCTGACAAGACCGGAACCCTGACCACCAACCAGATGTGTGTGACCAAGGTGGGTGCAGCACAGAACATAGTACCCTATAACGGGTCTGCAACTGGCAGCCCACGGGCCAAATCCGGACTCCGAACCGATTTAATGTGGCTTGCCATGGTTGTCTTAGTAGAAACATACAGACACAtttgtacacagacacacatttcaCTGGGACATTGGGCAGCACATTGTTCCCTATGTGACCAATTTGGGCACATTCAGACACTTGACAGACTCGCgcacttacacacatacacacatacacacatacacaaactgaACAGTCATTTCACAACTTCCCTTTGTTTCTTCCTCTCTAGATGTTCATCATCAAGAATGTCGACGGCGACCATGTCAACCTGGACATGTTCGACATCTCCGGCTCCAAGTACACCCCCGAGGGAGAGGTGTAAGTAGTCCCGTTTCTGTGGCAGCCAGCATTAACTTTACGACATAGGTGCCATTCAAGCTACCGAGCCTCATATGACCGCTATGTGAACGCATCTTCTCTTTATTCCCTCGTTCTCTATTCTCCCTATATCTTCCTTCTTTCcctctgtcaatctctctctcccgttttcttccacctctctatctcttccctctcttagCTCCCAGGGAGGTGCTAAGACCCCCTGCGGATCCTACGATGGCCTTGTTGAGCTGGCAACCATCAGCGCCCTGTGCAATGACTCCTCTCTGGACTACAACGATGTAATGAATTGATTTATTTGTTATTCCTTTATCACATTAGTAGGCAGGGACAGCGCACCATTCATTCATTCCGTCCATTCAGTTTTCCCATCAAGTTCTTGCTATGTCGCTCATTTTCTTCTGTAGTCCCCTAAACACAGATAAAACGACATGGCTAACACATATTTGTGCTCTGACAAAGTCATTGTGACAAAGCTTTGAACTTTGTTGTTTAGTCGTCACATACagcggataggtgcagtgaaatgtgttgttttacagggtcagccgtaGAACTGCtgcgcccctggagcaaattagggttaagtgcctttctcaagggcacattgacagatttttcaccttgtcagctcgggtattcAAACCACAACCTTTTCCGCTTGGCAACTGAAATGTACTCCCTGCCGTCGTGGCTAACAAACATCAAGTAACATGTTTTATGATTACGAAGGTGTCCCGCTGCTGTAGATTCCACCTTCGGCCTCTTCTTAACTTCTTTTCTGTAACACTTTATCTCTATTTATCTCCCTTCCCTCCAGGCCAAGAAGATCTATGAGAAAGTGGGCGAGGCCACCGAGACTGCCATGTGCTGCCTGGTTGAAAAGATGAACGTGTTCAACTCCAAAGTTACAGGCCTCTCTAAGCCTGATAGAGCCAATGCCTGTTGTGCTGTGATCAAGCAGCTGATGAAGAAGGAATTCACCCTGGAGTTCTCCCGCGACAGGAAGTCCATGTCTGTGTACTGCACCCCCTCCAAGGGCGATGGTGGAGCTAAGATGTTTGTGAAggtcagctcctctctctctctctctctctctctctctctctctccactttcgaGCTCTCTTCTTCTAGTCCTCTTCCTCCAGTGTGTTGAACATGGGCTTATGCCTCATTGTTCTGTTGCAAGTAGTTTATTAGCCACTAAATTATAGTCTCTCAACAGTTCTAGTGACAACTGCATTTTCAAAGCAGGAATGGAAGGAGTTTGATTTGGTCCCTTTGTGAAAACCCAACCTTCCTCCGTTTCCTCCTCACTCAAATAGGGTGCCCCCGAGGGTGTGATTGACAGATGTGCCTATGTTCGCGTTGGCACCACCCGCATTCCCCTGACTAGTGCCGTCAAGGAAAAGATTTTGGCTGTGATCAAGGAATGGGGTTGCGGCCGCGATACCCTGCGTTGCCTGGCACTTGCCACCCGTGACACCCCCCTGAAAGTCGAGGAGATGAAGCTTGAGGATGCCACCAAGTTCATTGATTACGaggtgagaaaaaaatatttctctctgtagatagatggaaggatagatgagaggatggatggatacaTGGACAGATACGTGGATGGACACCTTTTTTTGGATGGATGTCTAGCCAGATATATCCAAGTTGGTTTTGACTCATCTTCacctttctccctcactcctctcgtCCCCAGACTGACCTGACCTTCGTTGGCTGCGTTGGTATGCTGGATCCCCCGCGTAAAGAGGTTACGCCCGCCATTCTGTTGTGCAAAGCTGCTGGAATCCGCGTCATCATGATCACTGGTTAGTgtaccactacctcctctctagCACCCATTCCCAATACAGACCATCCTCCTTTACAAAGTGACTGTGTATATGTTTCCTTTATCTATGAGTTTGATCTAGATTGTGTTGTCTGTTTCTAAGTAAATATTATAATCTCCCGTGACTTTGATCTAGTTTGTGTCGCCTCCGTTCTTAAGTAAATATTATACTTGTCTATGTTGAAAGTGATGTTGCATCCACAATGGTTTTTGTTGTGTCTGTGCTATCACGTGTCTATTGTGTTAATATCTCTGTTTACATAGACTGTATTCCACGTATTCCACGTTATATTAGCATGTTTTGTTTGTTGCTAATTCCCAGTCACATATTACCTGGGGTTGAATTGGAGAGAAACATTTTTTTCCTGTAAAATtactgtaaaaaacaacaactgtaaATTCACCAACTAAAATGTCAAAATGAGTTTCACGTTGAAAACGCAGTTCCCCTTCGATTCCACCCCTGGTCATtattactgtacagtacattctcTTTATCCTTCATCTGATTGGCTAATGTCACCCGTCGACTCCCTCAGGTGACAACAAGGGAACCGCAGTGGCCATCTGCCGTCGTATTGGCATCTTCACAGAGGACGAGGATGTGACTGGAAAGGCCTTCACTGGCCGTGAGTTCGACGACCTGCCCTCATTTGAAATGCAAAGTGAAGCTGTCAGAAACGCTAGCTGCTACGCCCGTGTGGAGCCCTCCCACAAGTCCAAGATCGTTGGGTTCCTGCAGGGCCAAGATGAGATTACCGCCATGGTGAGGCCAAGACATATCTGTAGATACACATGCAATATACTATAAAATACACAAGTCTTCAAACGTTTTATAGTAGTTCAAGTGAATCCAAAGTTTACCCCAAATTCCTGTAACGTAACTGTTAGTGCACTGGAAGTGATCCAGTACTCCTCCAGTGATCTTTGAATGACTGACTTGTACATGCACCACTTCaactgaccctctctctctccctccccttaaACCAGACCGGTGATGGTGTGAACGATGCCCCCGCCCTAAAGAAGGCCGAGATCGGCATCGCCATGGGCTCTGGCACTGCCGTTGCCAAGTCTGCCTCTGAGATGGTCCTGGCTGACGACAACTTCTCTTCCATCGTGTCCGCCGTCGAGGAGGGCCGCGCCATCTACAACAACATGAAGCAGTTCATCCGCTACCTCATCTCCTCCAATGTTGGTGAGGTCGTCTGGTGAGTGTTCTGTCCATACGGGACGGACTGGGTTCGAACCCTGGGCTCTCTGATACTGTGTTAGCCCATCGAGCTAAAACCTAGGTATTAGGTTGTCTGGTGAGTGTTCGTATGGGACCAACTTTTGAACCCGGGCTATCAGAGATTGTGTTAGCCCATCAAGCTAAAGCTTAGGCATTAGCTTAGGGACCTAACttctctcctccttgtcctccccATCCCTTCAACTGTAGTCTGCTTTCATCTATTAGTCTCTGGGATTTGTACTTTTTTAACTTGTAACCACTTGTAAAACCTAAATCAATCAATCCACCTTTTCTTCCCTTCACTCATTCAGTATCTTCCTGACTGCTGCCCTGGGTCTGCCCGAGGCTCTTATCCCCGTCCAGCTGCTGTGGGTCAACCTGGTGACTGACGGTCTCCCTGCCACCGCCCTGGGCTTCAACCCCCCCGACCTGGACATCATGGGCCGCCGCCCCCGTTCCGCCAAGGAGCCCCTGATCTCCGGCTGGCTGTTCTTCAGATATATGGTCATTGGAGGTAAGTGTGGAAGAATAGGACAGGGGAACAATCtgtttatgtcccaaatggcaacctattcccttcaTAGCACACTATTTTTGTCCTGGGCCAATAAGGTTTGTACTCTATAGggaatatgggccctggtcaaaagtagtgcactatgaagggaatagggtgccatttaggacatatCCCCTGTCTGCTTTGCATTAGTAGGGTCCTGTAAGGGCTGGTTGAACACCACCAAGGTGTCCACCACCTGAGTCTGTGTCTGACGGTAAGTCTCTTTGGTCCGCACCAGGATATGTCGGTGCCGCCACTGTCGCAGCTGCCGTCTGGTGGTTCATGTACGATCCCACCGGCCCCGGAGTCACCTTCCACCAGCTGTCCCACTTCATGCAGTGCCACGACGACAACGAAGACTTCGTTGGCGTTACATGCAAGGTGTTTGAGGCCTCTCCCCCTATGACGATGGCTCTGTCCGTGTTGGTCACCATTGAGATGTCCAACGCCCTCAACAGGTCAGACGCAGAatgcacacgcacaggcacatgcacagacacacactcatacacatacagatgcaagagcacagacacacaagcacaagcacacacacaggcatgcactgttgcacacacacacacacacacacacacacacacacacacacacacacacacgcacacgtacacgcATATACAGAtgcaagagcacagacacacaagcacacgcagaGGCatgcactcgcacacacacacacacacacacacacacacacacacacacacacacacacacactaatcatgTGATGTTAAATTGCCTCCTTTAACGCCCCTCCCTTACAGCTTGTCTGAGAACCAGTCTCTGGTGCGCATGCCCCCATGGAGCAACTTGTGGCTGGTTGGAGCCATggctctctccatgtccctccaCTTCATGATCATTTACGTTGACCCCCTGCCCGTAAGTACTGTCGCTGTGGAAATGGTCTTATCACAGTCCTCTGTCACTGTGGAAATGGTCTTATCACAGTCCTCTGGCACTGTGGAAATGGTCCCATCATATGCTTTTATTCTTAATAAATGTGACATTTATATTGCTCAGAAGACACTACTGAGTATTTTCTGCCAGTAGTTTGTCAGTTGTTCTTCCCTAATAACCTTGTgttcttctcttcccttctcccgcCCAGATGGTCTTCAAGTTGACTCACTTGAACGTGGAGCAATGGTTGATTGTCCTGAAACTCTCTTTCCCTGTCATCCTGATTGACGAGGTGTTGAAGTTTGTCGCCCGTAACTACCTGGAGAGTAAGTGtgcctctaacacacacacacacacacaaacacacctttaCCATTGTAACCAAATGAATGGTATTCTATCCTTGTATTTGCAAGCAATTCTGCTTCTAAAGTACTTTGTATAACAGTTATACCCTAGCAGTATAACATTCCTTGTTCTCCATTTGAATAACAGCTTCGATAAAAATCTTAAATGAATTCCTTCTTTCATTCACCCTGGTTATCTTTTATTTGGTATGAAATGAATAATCCTGCCTTCTGGTTAAGACCATTTGTATCATAATGTTAATGCTTGTTTAACCTCTTCTAAATGTCTCTCTCAATTGTTTCAATCATTTTATCATCGGCTCTCACTGCCTTTATTTCTTCTTTATCTCTatactctgctctctctttctctaactcccTGTATTCATTATTTTTCTCTAAACTCCTTTTTCTAACTCCCTGTCTTCCTTCTTCCTATCTTCATActcactctcacctctctctcattctcttttttTTAATCATATAACTCCATCCTTTCATTCCTCAATAACACGTTGAATCATCTTTTTACAGACTAATCCTGCCTATCACCCACCATTAGCCTGTAACCACAGCAAGGTATCCCACCAACTGCATCGCTAGCGGTTCTCTCtttgtgtgtatgtcattgtgtTTATGTCAGGAGAGTGGGTGTACATGTGCAAAGCGAACCTGTGTTTTACAACCTGCCCAAGTTGCGTTCTTGTCGTTTTCAGTCTTCCCGGGGATCTCTAGCCTATATGCTCAAATGTGTGTGGACATGCTACTTCTGTATTGTATCTGTACTGCTCTGTATTCTGCGGGTCTGGTTTATGGATGTTGTTTTCCACTGTTATACGTATCATTCGTATCAGTGATGTATCAGTAGGCTTTGGGGAtttgtcccagatctgtttgtgctgtgtaGCCAACTTGTACGGTTGTGACATAGAAGTTAGTTATACAGCACAAACCAGGATATCATGAATCATGtcctgttgttgctgctgttgtgAGTTGTCTAGATGCTTCGGCATTGGCGTGGGTCTGAGTGGGTAGATGTTTGACGCAGTAACTGTTGTTGCCATAAACATTTGTAATATGAGCGATTATTCGATAAAAGTGTgatatatttttgctcagtatacTTTACCTCTGCAGTAAATAACCATATTGTAATATTTACATAGTGAACGTTCAGACCCTATACTAATAATATTGCATAGAAATCTTTATAGAAAAAATAATGACAAGAAAAACTAGTAATTAGCTATTGTAGTATTATAGCAATTGTGATAATACTACTATGGTTGAAATAACATGGTAATTATAGTTTCATTACATATCTCTGCTGCTAATTTCACCAGCTTTGATTTAAAACTAACATTGCAGTTTGCTCTTTCCCTCTGATTTACTGCTTTTTTTCTTTCCCTCTAGAAAAATAGAAATCTAGAAGAAGAGGAattagagaggtggagaaagggaggacgaggaggagaagaTTGAAAACGATGACGTTCACAACCAATGAATGAGGAGCTCTTGTGAGCCAAC contains:
- the atp2a1l gene encoding ATPase sarcoplasmic/endoplasmic reticulum Ca2+ transporting 1, like isoform X2, with the protein product MENAHTKTPAECLAFFGVNMETGLTPDQVKKNLAKYGPNALPAEEGKTTWELIVEQFEDLLVRILLLAACISFVLAWFEEGEETVTAFVEPFVILLILIANAVVGVWQERNAEDAIEALKEYEPEMGKVFRTDRRSVQKIKANVMVPGDIVEVSVGDKVPADIRIVAIRSTTLRIDQSILTGESVSVIKHTEPVPDPRAVNQDKKNMLFSGTNVAAGRAIGVVVATGVSTEIGKIRDQMVATEQEKTPLQAKLDEFGEQLSKVISLICVAVWAINIGHFNDPVHGGSWIRGAVYYFKIAIALAVAAIPEGLPAVITTCLALGTRRMAKKNAIVRSLPSVETLGCTSVICSDKTGTLTTNQMCVTKMFIIKNVDGDHVNLDMFDISGSKYTPEGEVSQGGAKTPCGSYDGLVELATISALCNDSSLDYNDAKKIYEKVGEATETAMCCLVEKMNVFNSKVTGLSKPDRANACCAVIKQLMKKEFTLEFSRDRKSMSVYCTPSKGDGGAKMFVKGAPEGVIDRCAYVRVGTTRIPLTSAVKEKILAVIKEWGCGRDTLRCLALATRDTPLKVEEMKLEDATKFIDYETDLTFVGCVGMLDPPRKEVTPAILLCKAAGIRVIMITGDNKGTAVAICRRIGIFTEDEDVTGKAFTGREFDDLPSFEMQSEAVRNASCYARVEPSHKSKIVGFLQGQDEITAMTGDGVNDAPALKKAEIGIAMGSGTAVAKSASEMVLADDNFSSIVSAVEEGRAIYNNMKQFIRYLISSNVGEVVCIFLTAALGLPEALIPVQLLWVNLVTDGLPATALGFNPPDLDIMGRRPRSAKEPLISGWLFFRYMVIGGYVGAATVAAAVWWFMYDPTGPGVTFHQLSHFMQCHDDNEDFVGVTCKVFEASPPMTMALSVLVTIEMSNALNSLSENQSLVRMPPWSNLWLVGAMALSMSLHFMIIYVDPLPMVFKLTHLNVEQWLIVLKLSFPVILIDEVLKFVARNYLEN
- the atp2a1l gene encoding ATPase sarcoplasmic/endoplasmic reticulum Ca2+ transporting 1, like isoform X1 produces the protein MENAHTKTPAECLAFFGVNMETGLTPDQVKKNLAKYGPNALPAEEGKTTWELIVEQFEDLLVRILLLAACISFVLAWFEEGEETVTAFVEPFVILLILIANAVVGVWQERNAEDAIEALKEYEPEMGKVFRTDRRSVQKIKANVMVPGDIVEVSVGDKVPADIRIVAIRSTTLRIDQSILTGESVSVIKHTEPVPDPRAVNQDKKNMLFSGTNVAAGRAIGVVVATGVSTEIGKIRDQMVATEQEKTPLQAKLDEFGEQLSKVISLICVAVWAINIGHFNDPVHGGSWIRGAVYYFKIAIALAVAAIPEGLPAVITTCLALGTRRMAKKNAIVRSLPSVETLGCTSVICSDKTGTLTTNQMCVTKMFIIKNVDGDHVNLDMFDISGSKYTPEGEVSQGGAKTPCGSYDGLVELATISALCNDSSLDYNDAKKIYEKVGEATETAMCCLVEKMNVFNSKVTGLSKPDRANACCAVIKQLMKKEFTLEFSRDRKSMSVYCTPSKGDGGAKMFVKGAPEGVIDRCAYVRVGTTRIPLTSAVKEKILAVIKEWGCGRDTLRCLALATRDTPLKVEEMKLEDATKFIDYETDLTFVGCVGMLDPPRKEVTPAILLCKAAGIRVIMITGDNKGTAVAICRRIGIFTEDEDVTGKAFTGREFDDLPSFEMQSEAVRNASCYARVEPSHKSKIVGFLQGQDEITAMTGDGVNDAPALKKAEIGIAMGSGTAVAKSASEMVLADDNFSSIVSAVEEGRAIYNNMKQFIRYLISSNVGEVVCIFLTAALGLPEALIPVQLLWVNLVTDGLPATALGFNPPDLDIMGRRPRSAKEPLISGWLFFRYMVIGGYVGAATVAAAVWWFMYDPTGPGVTFHQLSHFMQCHDDNEDFVGVTCKVFEASPPMTMALSVLVTIEMSNALNSLSENQSLVRMPPWSNLWLVGAMALSMSLHFMIIYVDPLPMVFKLTHLNVEQWLIVLKLSFPVILIDEVLKFVARNYLEKK